One window of the Benincasa hispida cultivar B227 chromosome 3, ASM972705v1, whole genome shotgun sequence genome contains the following:
- the LOC120074184 gene encoding probable WRKY transcription factor 75 yields the protein MNSPQNLSFFFDNHQFQDSSSSSMDFLNFSGYPTPDFHLEAMEATSIDNNTIDGWCEAKGVERKKERGGGCNNRVAFITKSELEILDDGFKWRKYGKKSVKNSPHFRNYYKCSSGGCVVKKRVERDRDDSSYVITTYEGVHNHESPFLMYCNDPILFHPHHPLCPNTSSPPYSSTTTH from the exons ATGAACTCCCCTCAAAACCTTAGCTTCTTCTTTGACAACCATCAATTTCAAgactcatcttcttcatccatgGATTTTCTCAATTTCTCAGGTTACCCGACACCCGATTTCCACCTTGAAGCCATGGAAGCAACGTCAATCGACAATAATACCAT AGATGGGTGGTGTGAAGCGAAGGGtgtggagagaaaaaaagagagaggagGTGGGTGCAATAATAGGGTTGCATTTATAACAAAGTCGGAATTGGAAATATTGGATGATGGCTTCAAATGGAGAAAGTATGGCAAAAAATCCGTCAAGAATAGCCCTCATTTCAG GAATTACTACAAATGCTCAAGTGGAGGGTGTGTTGTGAAAAAGAGAGTAGAAAGAGATAGAGATGATTCAAGCTATGTTATAACAACATATGAAGGAGTTCACAACCATGAGAGCCCTTTTTTGATGTATTGCAATGATCCAATATTATTTCATCCTCATCATCCCCTTTGCCCTAATACCTCTTCTCCTCCCTACTCTTCTACTACTACCCATTAA